One genomic segment of Scylla paramamosain isolate STU-SP2022 chromosome 9, ASM3559412v1, whole genome shotgun sequence includes these proteins:
- the LOC135103605 gene encoding elongation factor Tu, mitochondrial-like yields MAACRVLRLLATPGLSLSVPALHGHTRSLVQRARLLPATVQVRNYAEKKVFQRDKPHCNIGTIGHVDHGKTTLTAAITKVLSEKELALAKRYDEIDNAPQEKARGITINVAHIEYSTENRHYGHTDCPGHADYIKNMIIGTSQMDGAILVVAATDGVMPQTREHLLLAKQIGIENIVVFVNKVDAADEEMVELVEMEVRELLTEMGYDGDNVPLIKGSALCAVEEKDPELGKNAIEALMAEVDKHIPTPQRELEKPFMLPVESVYSIAGRGTVVGGRLERGVIKKGMECEFLGFGKKFKSTVTGVEMFHQTLEEAQAGDQMAALVRGLKRDDVIKGMIMCKPGTMKAHDHVEGQVYVLTKEEGGRSKPFTSYLNMQVYSKTWRASAQIIIPEKEMVMPGEDARLVIRMFKPMVLEKGQRFTLREGSVTIGTGVFTTINKPLNEEEKTMLLEGKKYREKKLKAAGK; encoded by the exons ATGGCGGCATGCAGGGTGCTACGTTTGCTGGCCACGCCGG GGTTGTCACTGAGTGTGCCTGCACTGCATGGCCACACCAGGAGCCTTGTGCAGCGGGCCAGACTCCTGCCTGCCACCGTTCAGGTCCGCAACTATGCAGAGAAGAAAGTGTTCCAGCGAGATAAGCCTCACTGCAACATTGGTACAATTGGGCATGTTGACCATGGCAAAACAACtcttactgctgctattacaaAAG ttctttctGAGAAAGAATTAGCGCTTGCCAAGAGGTATGATGAGATCGACAATGCTCCGCAAGAGAAGGCACGAGGCATTACCATTAATGTGGCTCACATTGAGTACAGCACAGAGAACAGACACTATGGCCACACGGACTGCCCTGGACACGCTGATTACATCAAG AACATGATAATTGGCACGTCTCAAATGGATGGAGCGATTCTTGTTGTGGCTGCCACTGATGGTGTGATGCCTCAGACTAGGGAGCACCTTCTTCTGGCAAAGCAGATTGGCATTGAGAACATTGTTGTGTTTGTAAATAAG GTTGATGCTGCTGATGAGGAAATGGTTGAACTTGTTGAAATGGAGGTTCGAGAGTTGCTGACAGAAATGGGTTATGATGGTGACAATGTTCCTTTGATCAAGGGCTCTGCTTTGTGTGCAGTTGAAGAAAAAGATCCTGAATTAG GAAAGAATGCTATTGAAGCACTAATGGCGGAAGTTGACAAACACATTCCAACTCCTCAGCGAGAGTTGGAGAAGCCTTTCATGCTGCCTGTTGAGAGTGTGTACTCCATAGCAG GTCGTGGGACTGTGGTTGGTGGTCGGCTGGAAAGAGGAGTCATAAAGAAGGGGATGGAGTGTGAGTTCCTTGGGTTTGGAAAGAAGTTCAAGAGCACAGTAACAGGTGTTGAAATGTTCCACCAAACTTTAGAGGAGGCACAAGCTGGGGACCAGATGGCTGCCCTGGTGCGGGGCCTCAAGCGTGATGACGTCATCAAGGGCATG ATCATGTGCAAACCTGGAACTATGAAAGCTCACGACCATGTGGAGGGACAAGTTTATGTGCtgacgaaggaggagggagggaggagcaaaCCCTTCACCTCCTACCTGAACATGCAGGTGTACAGCAAGACTTGGCGGGCTAGTGCTCAGATTATCATCCCTGAAAAGGAGATGGTGATGCCTGGGGAAGATGCCAG GCTGGTGATACGCATGTTCAAGCCCATGGTGCTGGAAAAAGGCCAGCGCTTCACCCTGCGAGAGGGATCTGTCACCATTGGCACCGGAGTCTTTACTACCATCAACAAACCactgaatgaggaagaaaagaccaTGCTGTTGGAAGGGAAGAAgtacagagagaagaaactgAAAGCTGCAGGCAAATAA